In Candidatus Babeliales bacterium, the following proteins share a genomic window:
- a CDS encoding DNA-3-methyladenine glycosylase — protein sequence MVTIYKPIARAFYKRNTVVVARELMGAYLVRKIAGKLLVGKIVETEAYPSNDPASHAFIGERKRNRSLFGRIGHAYVYFVHNNSCLNIVARDETVPAGGVLIRAIEPVSGIEYMKKRRPHIDNEVNLTNGPGKLTKALGISRDLDGLDLSSEGELFIAHGTPVLKREVKATRRIGISKGVSKRWRFILKNNRLVSKKTVD from the coding sequence ATGGTTACCATATATAAACCAATAGCTCGAGCATTTTATAAACGCAATACGGTCGTTGTAGCCCGAGAATTAATGGGCGCCTATTTGGTACGCAAAATAGCTGGCAAATTGCTTGTTGGCAAAATTGTCGAAACTGAAGCGTATCCAAGTAATGATCCTGCAAGCCACGCGTTTATTGGTGAAAGAAAACGAAACCGATCACTTTTTGGTCGGATAGGGCACGCGTATGTTTATTTCGTTCATAATAATTCTTGCTTAAATATCGTTGCCCGTGATGAAACGGTGCCGGCTGGTGGCGTTTTAATTCGCGCAATCGAGCCCGTTTCGGGGATCGAATATATGAAAAAACGGCGGCCGCATATTGATAATGAAGTTAATTTAACCAACGGCCCAGGAAAATTAACCAAGGCACTTGGCATATCGAGGGATCTTGATGGATTGGATCTTTCAAGCGAAGGTGAGCTCTTTATTGCTCATGGAACACCGGTTCTCAAGCGAGAGGTTAAAGCAACCCGGCGCATTGGCATCTCAAAAGGTGTGAGTAAACGCTGGCGATTTATTTTAAAAAATAATCGATTAGTGTCAAAGAAGACTGTGGATTAA